The Rheinheimera mangrovi genome contains the following window.
CAGTGGGGCAGTGCTTACGAGCTGTATCATCAGCCCGCCAACCGATTTGTGGCAGACTTTGTTGGCCACGGTGCTTTACTTAAAGGCGAAGTCTTGGCGGATCAGAAGGTGTACACAGCTTTGGGAGTGTTTCCCCAGACTCAGTCGAATTTTGCAACTGGTGTCGCTGTGGACTTGCTGGTACGGCCGGACGATATAGTGCACGACGATCAAAGTGGTTTTACCGCCAAAGTGGTGAGTAAATCCTTCCGTGGCTCGCATATTTTGTATAGCCTGGAATTGGAAGGGGCAGAGCAGGTGTATTGCTTAGCGCCCAGCCACCACAACCATCAATTGCATAGCCGCATTGGTATTAAGCTGGAGCTGGATCATTTGGTGTTGTTTGCGCGGCTGTGACAGGAAATAAGCCTATTCTATAGAACCAGAGAACTTTGCATATTAACGTCAAGTTATAACGCCGAGTTCAGCGGCAGTTTTTAAGTTGTGGTTTTATGGAATACTTTTGCGCAGCAAAACCATAAAACTGCGACTTAAAAACTGTCAAGTGCAGCGATGCGGAACGGTGCTGCAACGACTTGTTATGAAGTTTCCTGCTCTGACCAGCTTGAATTTACGATAGCCCACCGTTCATGGTCTTTCCATTCAAGCCCGCCAACCCTTAAGTAACTTTTAGAAAAGCCTTCTTTAACAAAACCCGAATTTGAAACTAATTTAATTGATGCTGCATTTTCTGGCTGAATATTTGCTTCTAGACGATGTAGATTTAATTCTTCAAATGCTTTATTCAGGAGCAATAGTATTCCTTTACTCATGTAGCCTTTTCCCTGATATGGGCTAAAGACTTCATAGCCTAGGTAAGCCGATTGAAAATAACCGCGAACAATTCCTGAAATATTGAATGTACCTAAAATATTTCCACTTTCATTGCAGCAAACAAAATACCGATGTTCTTGTTTCAAGTACTCCTCGTAATTATTTGGAGCATAAACCCAAGGATTATGAAGTGAAGCACTCTGTTTGTATAACTCCATAATTTCAGCGAGATCATTTGCTTCTGCCTTTCTCAAAACCACCATTTGTTCTTGCGATCCTCTTGTGTTTCATAACGCTTTTAGCAGGAGTTTCCTTTCCGCACTTAGGGTTTGGATATTTCATTTTCCCTACCCATGGTGCATTCGATTCGTAGTGTACGATCTTCATATAACCCTAACGTTTGGTTAAGGGGCCGGCTTTAGCCGGTCCCGCAGTGAGCGAAGCGAGCGACTTGAACCATTTGTTAGGCCTCGCTATCAGAAGATTGCTGCTGGATGATTGGCGTACAACCTTTGAATTTTATTATCCGCTTGGTAACTCTTCGGCCTTCTCCGCCAAGCCCTAAGGATATTGTTTCTCCGTCGGTATTTAATCCGGCATTTCCCTTTCCGGATGTGTCGTAATACTCTTCGATTTCAACTTCTTCGGCGCTGTCTATTCTTCGTGATATAGCTAATTCCTGCTCAACCTTAGCTTGTGCTAACAAGGCCTTTGCTTTGATTTCAGCTCGGAGGGATTCTTCCTTAAGTGTTGAAATCGGAGTTGAGCTATCCGACTCTGATATTTTTTCAACAATTTTCTTTACGCCAATTCCTATCAGGTACCCAGTTGGGTTGAGTAATGCCGATGTTGGGATCATGTAACTTTCCTATGTCGGCCTAACGCCGTTGTAACCGGCTAAAAATAGTTGGCTAAAATTTGTGAGGTACGAACATAGCCAACTGTTTTTTGTCCGCGTTGACAACCTTGTTAGCAATCTTTACATGGTTCTCTGAAACTCTCTTTCATCCCTACCAAAAGAGAGCATTTTCAATGCAATGACTTGCTCATCTTTATATATTGCTTGCAGCCTTGCCTCGGTAAACGCTTTAAAAACGATAGTTTCTTTATCAAGAAGTTCAATTTCAAAGGCCGGCTCATCTGAATGTTGATAAAAGAGTTTACCACCTTCTTGGAATACCTTGTGCTCTCCAAACGTACCTACTATCTGATTGAAATCACTCTGATTTGGCTGGTATTGGCTCGATTTAGCTTTTACAAGCGGATAGACCCATTTGTGCAAGCTGAGATTACTACTTTTACTTTCTATTAAGGTATTTAGTACCTCTGCATAAGCTACATTAAGTGCATTGTCGCTGCTCGTTTCAATATTTGGTTTTACACCTTTTCTTTCCCAATTATCGTTTGTTCTGGGGTCAACAGGTCGGGCAGTTGGTAAAGTGAGAATAAAATCGTCATTTACTATTTCTGCTCTTCTGGCATGAGCAGCTCCAGCTGTTACCTCTCCAACAATGGTTGCTCTAGTCAAACTTTGCATAGCATAGCTAAAGCCTTCTGCAGCGGATGCAGAATTACTGCTGGTGAGAATATAAAGAGGAGTATCTTTAAACCTAGGACCCGGAACATAAGGCGACGTCCAATCTTGCGTTTGAGTTAACACACCATTCTCTCGACTTTCAAAAGTCGATAAATGAACAGTATCTAAGTCAAAAAAGTAACTGGCTAACGAAG
Protein-coding sequences here:
- a CDS encoding GNAT family N-acetyltransferase, yielding MVVLRKAEANDLAEIMELYKQSASLHNPWVYAPNNYEEYLKQEHRYFVCCNESGNILGTFNISGIVRGYFQSAYLGYEVFSPYQGKGYMSKGILLLLNKAFEELNLHRLEANIQPENAASIKLVSNSGFVKEGFSKSYLRVGGLEWKDHERWAIVNSSWSEQETS
- a CDS encoding S41 family peptidase, coding for MRSKSLLSGCDHQKSSEDIAKFMTLELNKIANDKHLSVVYDPQWVNELKTYRSSAQTKAFSDSRAMETPTDNYGFKKVEMLDGNIGYLDIRVFSDSHLGGETLENAMKFLQHADGVIIDLRNNFGGSPFMVTSLASYFFDLDTVHLSTFESRENGVLTQTQDWTSPYVPGPRFKDTPLYILTSSNSASAAEGFSYAMQSLTRATIVGEVTAGAAHARRAEIVNDDFILTLPTARPVDPRTNDNWERKGVKPNIETSSDNALNVAYAEVLNTLIESKSSNLSLHKWVYPLVKAKSSQYQPNQSDFNQIVGTFGEHKVFQEGGKLFYQHSDEPAFEIELLDKETIVFKAFTEARLQAIYKDEQVIALKMLSFGRDEREFQRTM